In the genome of Spirochaetia bacterium, one region contains:
- a CDS encoding IS1595 family transposase, which yields MPRCPHCSGVHVRRNGFVRGRQRYLCGDCGRTFGATTGSVRYKSKHGKETWEAYLEAFALRLPLREAARKCGIALSTSFFWRHKILDALAAGSTGNLLSGRVQEDETYIQDNYKGNCDAENNLGTRGKRHRSPAYKTHRVTGHRHERGKATHTRGLSNQKVCVPCAIDEQGKTLAKAAGRGMVQPRYLSFVLASHLGDDVVMVTDKSRASREFCASDGLPVVQLKTGIQGCPVRGRYNLQKVNSLHSRLRGLLAGFRGVSTKYLDNYLAWNGFEVETPGSNRLDLKTVLLDKMRTIGTCSTYWGIFHKPPLPFPTVG from the coding sequence ATGCCGCGTTGTCCCCACTGCTCCGGTGTCCATGTCCGTCGCAACGGCTTCGTCAGGGGCAGGCAGCGGTATCTCTGCGGGGATTGCGGGCGTACGTTCGGGGCGACCACCGGTTCTGTGCGATACAAGAGCAAGCACGGCAAGGAAACCTGGGAGGCCTACCTGGAGGCATTCGCCCTGAGGCTTCCCCTGCGGGAGGCCGCACGCAAGTGCGGCATAGCGCTGAGCACCTCGTTCTTCTGGCGGCACAAGATCCTCGATGCACTGGCGGCGGGATCCACGGGGAACTTGCTCAGCGGCCGGGTACAGGAGGACGAGACGTACATCCAGGACAACTACAAAGGCAACTGCGATGCGGAAAACAACTTGGGAACCAGGGGGAAGCGGCATCGGAGCCCGGCATACAAGACCCATAGGGTGACGGGCCATCGTCATGAGAGAGGGAAAGCGACCCATACGAGGGGCTTGAGCAACCAGAAGGTCTGCGTGCCGTGCGCCATCGACGAGCAGGGGAAGACCCTGGCGAAGGCTGCCGGCAGGGGGATGGTGCAACCCCGCTACCTTTCCTTTGTCCTGGCCTCGCACCTGGGCGATGACGTGGTGATGGTGACCGACAAGAGCCGGGCAAGCCGGGAATTCTGCGCCTCGGATGGCCTGCCGGTGGTACAGCTGAAGACGGGCATACAGGGATGCCCGGTACGAGGGCGATACAACTTGCAGAAGGTCAACAGCCTGCATAGCCGTCTTCGGGGGCTGCTGGCTGGATTCAGGGGTGTCTCCACGAAATATCTTGACAACTATCTTGCCTGGAATGGCTTCGAGGTCGAGACCCCCGGATCGAATCGCCTGGATCTGAAAACCGTATTGCTGGACAAGATGCGGACAATCGGAACATGTTCAACCTATTGGGGGATATTTCACAAGCCTCCCTTGCCTTTTCCCACTGTTGGCTAG
- a CDS encoding TetR family transcriptional regulator has translation MANNLLTKTAIANCMKDLMATKSFSKISVSDICRACQINRKTFYYHFADKYELLNWIFQTDVVDPVLEKWGTFANFEAAEYFLQYMYDHQNFYTKAFEITGPHSLRDYLSKVLQPTIISAFGDDFDGDAYPFSDALADFIVSALLRWLSHYPVAPPDEFFQQLIGVGTMLSIRLAQLLHFPGA, from the coding sequence ATGGCTAATAATTTGTTGACGAAGACGGCAATTGCCAACTGCATGAAGGATTTGATGGCAACGAAATCCTTCAGTAAGATTTCAGTTTCTGATATTTGCCGAGCCTGTCAAATCAATAGGAAGACGTTCTATTATCATTTTGCAGATAAATATGAACTGCTCAACTGGATATTCCAAACCGATGTCGTTGACCCCGTTCTCGAGAAATGGGGAACCTTTGCGAACTTTGAGGCAGCAGAGTATTTCCTGCAATATATGTATGACCATCAGAATTTCTATACCAAGGCTTTTGAAATTACCGGGCCGCATAGCTTGCGCGATTATTTGTCAAAAGTGTTGCAGCCGACGATAATCTCAGCATTCGGTGATGACTTTGACGGCGATGCCTATCCGTTTTCCGATGCTCTTGCCGATTTCATTGTCTCGGCCTTGCTGAGATGGCTTTCCCACTATCCGGTTGCGCCTCCTGATGAATTTTTCCAACAGCTTATCGGGGTAGGTACGATGCTTTCCATCAGGCTTGCCCAGTTGCTTCATTTCCCAGGAGCCTGA
- a CDS encoding HD domain-containing protein, translating into MLYLKRTPEEKAYFRDQVFYLCRQTRLMDTRAYYHHLGTSVLRHSINVAYLSYALALILHIRIHDQELIRGALLHDYYLYDCHEKGNPDKRFHIFRHPGKALYNSEEEMMLSKREADIIRKHMFPMTPVPPRYRESFLVSISDKCCALYELTTNIYRIARRKL; encoded by the coding sequence GTGTTATATCTGAAACGTACACCAGAAGAAAAAGCCTATTTCAGGGATCAGGTATTTTATCTGTGCAGGCAGACACGGCTGATGGACACAAGGGCTTACTATCATCATCTTGGAACGTCAGTATTGCGCCACAGCATCAATGTAGCTTACCTGAGCTATGCACTTGCCCTGATTCTGCATATAAGGATCCACGATCAGGAACTTATCAGAGGGGCCCTTCTGCACGATTATTATCTTTACGACTGCCATGAAAAAGGAAATCCCGACAAAAGGTTCCACATATTCAGACATCCAGGCAAAGCCCTGTACAACAGCGAAGAAGAGATGATGCTGAGCAAGAGGGAAGCAGATATCATCCGCAAGCATATGTTCCCGATGACGCCGGTCCCTCCCCGATATCGAGAAAGTTTTCTTGTAAGCATTTCAGACAAGTGCTGTGCACTTTATGAACTGACTACGAACATCTACAGGATTGCACGCAGGAAACTTTAG
- a CDS encoding TatD family hydrolase: MFDCHRHLTATAPRKDALYCSSTTTQWKFSAPYYSLGLLPDGKPADKQGLLTKMEHLLASHSDLGIGEVGIDRRFPDIDNQVSLFCACLELAVRHRRFLTLHCVRETGLLLSLLEEKDLPPLVIWHGFTGSIETAKQAARLGIVLSIGPQVLKTKLKEHLKTLASIGFVIETDWEGPDDKGYLNRLETHLALMSELSHDGHLEEKCNAIRTILEDIQADRR, from the coding sequence ATGTTTGACTGTCACAGACACCTTACCGCAACAGCACCCAGAAAAGATGCACTCTATTGCAGCAGTACGACAACACAATGGAAGTTTTCAGCGCCTTACTACAGTCTCGGATTGCTGCCGGATGGGAAACCGGCAGACAAGCAAGGCTTATTGACAAAGATGGAACATCTGCTGGCAAGCCATTCGGACCTTGGTATCGGAGAAGTAGGCATTGACCGGCGCTTCCCTGACATAGACAACCAAGTTTCACTTTTTTGTGCCTGCCTTGAACTGGCAGTCCGCCACAGACGTTTCCTTACGCTTCATTGTGTAAGGGAAACAGGTTTACTGCTTTCCCTGCTGGAAGAGAAAGACTTGCCACCGCTTGTCATTTGGCATGGTTTCACCGGTAGCATTGAAACAGCAAAGCAGGCGGCTCGACTCGGTATCGTCCTGAGCATCGGGCCGCAAGTATTGAAAACAAAGCTTAAAGAGCACCTGAAGACACTTGCATCCATAGGTTTCGTCATAGAAACAGATTGGGAAGGGCCAGATGACAAGGGGTATCTCAACAGGCTTGAAACACATCTGGCATTAATGTCCGAACTTTCCCATGACGGACATCTTGAGGAGAAATGCAATGCAATCAGAACAATTCTTGAGGATATCCAGGCTGATCGGAGATGA
- a CDS encoding tRNA threonylcarbamoyladenosine dehydratase, with translation MQSEQFLRISRLIGDEYVAQLQTRKILVVGLGAVGGMCLESLARSGIGTITLVDFDIISITNLGRQILATHQTLGKKKSLVAMQRVMDINPECKVKALDLFCNKETLPEIFSEQYDLVIDAIDSLNPKCDLLQYCYVHDIPIVSSMGAALRRNPFLVRTADLFDTYGCPLAKQVRNRLRRRNVGKGISVVFSPEIPRFTYKTPEEETQVAYNEQSPGNGRTRNVLGSLPTVTGIFGLNLAHLALSKLTCPEIFTGEAAFDARTKVKTTAHSKRNTPQPEGFSKCLGTAGSKSNNPSATKLPLSANGASADVTNSH, from the coding sequence ATGCAATCAGAACAATTCTTGAGGATATCCAGGCTGATCGGAGATGAATACGTAGCACAGTTGCAGACAAGAAAAATTCTTGTCGTCGGTTTGGGAGCAGTAGGTGGCATGTGTCTCGAAAGCCTGGCAAGAAGCGGCATAGGCACAATTACCTTGGTCGACTTTGACATCATATCCATCACGAACCTCGGACGTCAGATCCTGGCAACCCATCAGACCTTAGGCAAAAAGAAAAGCCTCGTTGCAATGCAACGTGTCATGGATATAAATCCAGAATGCAAAGTAAAGGCACTTGACCTATTCTGCAATAAAGAAACTCTACCTGAAATCTTTTCTGAGCAGTATGACCTCGTCATCGATGCTATAGATTCCCTTAATCCAAAATGCGACCTGCTCCAGTATTGTTATGTGCATGATATCCCGATTGTAAGCAGCATGGGAGCTGCTTTGAGAAGGAACCCTTTCCTTGTCAGGACTGCTGACCTGTTCGATACATATGGCTGTCCCCTTGCAAAGCAAGTAAGGAACAGGTTGCGCAGAAGAAATGTCGGAAAAGGTATTTCGGTAGTCTTTTCTCCTGAAATTCCCCGTTTTACTTATAAGACGCCGGAAGAAGAAACACAGGTAGCATACAATGAACAGTCACCGGGCAACGGAAGAACAAGGAATGTCCTCGGCTCTCTACCCACGGTTACCGGCATCTTTGGACTGAACCTGGCACACCTAGCCTTGTCAAAGCTTACTTGCCCTGAAATATTCACAGGAGAAGCAGCCTTCGATGCACGGACAAAAGTAAAGACGACTGCTCATTCAAAACGCAATACGCCCCAACCAGAAGGGTTCTCAAAATGTCTCGGAACTGCAGGTTCAAAAAGCAACAATCCTTCTGCAACAAAATTACCTCTAAGTGCAAACGGAGCATCTGCCGATGTGACCAATTCCCATTGA
- a CDS encoding acetyl-CoA hydrolase → MAFDFNIMRSLIYVDVVKEEYRVKLLHWLYAHHVPESISQFSPYVTKYAFYNALPSPDKEGRFGTVRMQLTEHYWLVDENLPEMSCRTIKEYFPTDVLKWQGNIPENAAEGNPTGDEARRSKGNGTTAHPFVFAFVPLCWESDLKGKGRTIEDGPNYRWQFLISYPEGISKECGDKWFFEEVVPYFQKDTRVNRLLSSAVKQDINDCRYVRAVEIWFDGPEEWEEVVEKGASVIKKPDWAQTPDFPYLLPYQNITGIFLADYVTSDNLTQYHGYQTLR, encoded by the coding sequence ATGGCATTTGATTTTAATATCATGAGGTCATTGATCTATGTCGATGTGGTAAAGGAAGAGTATCGGGTCAAATTACTTCATTGGCTTTATGCTCACCATGTGCCGGAAAGTATCTCTCAATTTTCTCCTTATGTAACGAAATATGCATTCTACAATGCACTTCCCAGCCCAGACAAGGAAGGCCGTTTCGGTACTGTAAGGATGCAGCTGACAGAGCACTATTGGCTGGTCGATGAGAATCTCCCTGAGATGTCATGCCGTACCATCAAGGAGTATTTCCCTACTGATGTCCTCAAATGGCAGGGTAATATCCCTGAGAATGCTGCCGAAGGCAATCCTACAGGTGACGAGGCAAGGAGAAGCAAGGGAAATGGTACTACTGCCCACCCGTTTGTATTTGCCTTCGTTCCTCTTTGTTGGGAAAGTGATCTGAAAGGTAAAGGCCGTACCATCGAGGATGGACCGAACTACAGATGGCAGTTTTTGATTTCCTACCCTGAGGGCATTTCAAAAGAATGTGGGGACAAATGGTTCTTTGAAGAAGTGGTTCCCTATTTTCAGAAAGATACTAGGGTAAACCGTTTGCTTTCCAGTGCTGTCAAGCAGGACATCAATGATTGCCGTTATGTCCGGGCAGTGGAAATCTGGTTTGATGGTCCGGAAGAATGGGAAGAAGTCGTTGAAAAGGGTGCTTCTGTGATAAAGAAACCTGATTGGGCACAGACTCCTGATTTTCCCTATCTTTTGCCTTATCAGAACATTACTGGCATTTTTCTTGCTGATTATGTGACATCGGATAATCTGACGCAGTATCATGGCTATCAGACACTTCGTTAA
- a CDS encoding flavodoxin family protein, with product MKVLGISFGTRNGSNDCMCKEALKGAKEKGAEVSFIHIQDLNIKQCTGCVTCVNSLFSGKGNRCALKDDFEWLLDKMLDADGIVITTPIFEKGTCGTFHDIVDRFGPRMDRGNNTMATEIAGKMNGIKPDPRILKDKVISFMGIGGSDWMTQVQTDMAMLALTPMWKVIDNDVFSWSLGILSDRCKVHRAHKIGENLAEAAKDIANAQYCGEAGICPHCHSRQFFIRDDGKVVCCLCGVVGELKRDGEKYTFDFPSEQLEHAHDSLSGKLMHGNDINTNNSRMNATVKTEQYKNWVKEYKDFIVPLKPAREM from the coding sequence ATGAAGGTTTTAGGAATTTCATTTGGCACGCGGAATGGCAGCAATGACTGTATGTGCAAGGAAGCATTGAAAGGAGCTAAGGAAAAGGGTGCAGAAGTCTCTTTCATCCATATCCAGGATCTCAATATAAAGCAATGCACAGGTTGTGTTACTTGCGTGAATAGTCTTTTTTCAGGAAAAGGAAACCGCTGTGCCCTGAAGGATGATTTCGAATGGCTTCTGGATAAGATGCTCGATGCAGACGGTATTGTCATAACGACGCCGATTTTTGAAAAAGGTACCTGTGGAACTTTCCATGATATCGTCGACCGTTTTGGTCCACGGATGGATAGGGGAAACAATACCATGGCTACCGAGATTGCAGGAAAAATGAATGGCATCAAACCGGATCCGAGGATTCTCAAGGATAAGGTTATTTCCTTTATGGGCATAGGTGGGTCCGATTGGATGACCCAGGTGCAGACCGATATGGCAATGCTTGCCCTTACACCGATGTGGAAGGTCATTGACAATGATGTATTCAGCTGGTCATTGGGTATCCTTTCTGATAGGTGTAAGGTACATCGGGCTCATAAAATCGGTGAAAATCTTGCAGAAGCGGCAAAAGATATCGCCAATGCCCAGTACTGTGGAGAAGCCGGTATCTGTCCTCATTGCCATAGCCGACAGTTCTTTATCAGGGATGACGGCAAGGTTGTCTGCTGCCTCTGCGGTGTGGTCGGAGAGCTCAAGAGGGATGGGGAAAAGTATACCTTTGATTTTCCCTCTGAACAACTGGAACATGCCCATGATTCGCTTAGCGGCAAGCTGATGCATGGAAATGATATCAATACCAACAACAGTCGTATGAATGCAACAGTAAAAACTGAACAGTATAAGAACTGGGTCAAGGAATACAAAGACTTTATTGTACCTTTGAAGCCGGCAAGGGAGATGTAA
- a CDS encoding LysR family transcriptional regulator, whose product MTYHQIHCFLEVAELKSFTRASEALNLSQPAISRIITAMENELGIRLFERNKDKPIALTPAGKDFYSFFNKFMMEFKKLLSEYSMENGKKVRIYQLGYPSGWSITNFYDGVVNQFHQLHPDSAIEIISYDLNLLKEKLLSGDLDFILCFNSYIRETKSVSSRKIVDLPRLVLYSDVCIEKYGNFTKPSDFSGIPFLIPSACNTESMAEDIKNVMEKNGIDSIIEFHSNMDNITTLVENGSGVTMFDAWSRNLKMGGFHSMPLEPSHSVMLSFARVDNYRVIDDLVQIINKNAFLQKKSK is encoded by the coding sequence ATGACATACCACCAGATACATTGCTTTTTGGAAGTGGCAGAACTCAAAAGCTTCACACGGGCCTCTGAAGCCCTTAATCTCAGCCAACCGGCAATCAGCAGGATAATTACAGCCATGGAAAATGAACTGGGAATCAGACTGTTTGAAAGGAACAAGGACAAACCTATTGCACTTACTCCTGCCGGAAAAGATTTCTATTCATTTTTCAACAAGTTCATGATGGAATTCAAGAAATTGCTTTCTGAGTACAGTATGGAAAATGGGAAAAAAGTACGTATATATCAGCTTGGCTATCCCTCAGGCTGGAGTATTACAAATTTTTATGATGGTGTCGTCAATCAATTCCACCAGCTTCATCCTGACAGTGCCATTGAAATAATAAGCTATGATTTGAACCTGCTCAAGGAAAAGTTGCTTTCGGGAGATTTGGATTTCATCCTTTGCTTCAACAGTTATATCAGGGAAACGAAAAGCGTATCATCCCGCAAGATCGTAGATCTGCCACGACTGGTCCTTTATTCGGACGTTTGTATCGAAAAGTATGGGAATTTCACCAAGCCAAGTGATTTCAGCGGTATCCCGTTCCTTATCCCAAGTGCCTGCAATACCGAGAGCATGGCAGAGGATATAAAAAATGTCATGGAAAAGAATGGCATTGATTCCATCATTGAATTTCATTCAAACATGGACAATATCACCACTTTGGTAGAGAACGGAAGCGGTGTAACCATGTTCGATGCATGGAGCCGAAACCTCAAGATGGGAGGTTTCCATTCCATGCCGCTGGAACCTAGCCATTCCGTCATGCTGTCCTTTGCAAGGGTCGACAACTACAGGGTAATCGATGACCTTGTACAGATCATAAACAAGAATGCCTTTCTGCAGAAAAAGAGCAAATAA
- the buk gene encoding butyrate kinase produces MYRLLILNPGSTSTKIAVYDDEKPVFTENVSHSLAELGRYRNVMDQLPMREKVVATTLAEHGIPYASLSAVISRGGLLPPVKSGAYKVNEDMVWQLTHAPVNEHASNMGAVIADRIARQYGIPAYIYDAVTVDEMTDLAKVTGFPGTRRRGMGHNLNMRAAAIRYAKEQGKAYRDCTLIVAHMGGGITLSLHHNGTIEDFVSDENGPYSPERAGDIPSYQLVDICYSGKYTHDELLKLLHGKGGLLLDIGLTDGREIEKKIAAGDAKAKLFYDGMALNIARYVGLLSIYVSGKVDGIILTGGIAYSHYIVDFITQHVRFIAPVVVYPGEKEMESLAYGGLRVLRGEEKAYEFVKSVNSH; encoded by the coding sequence ATGTATAGGCTTTTGATTTTGAATCCTGGTTCTACTTCAACGAAAATTGCAGTCTATGATGATGAGAAACCCGTTTTTACTGAAAATGTTTCCCATAGTCTCGCGGAACTGGGACGTTACAGGAATGTAATGGATCAGCTTCCGATGAGAGAGAAGGTCGTTGCAACGACACTTGCAGAACACGGTATACCATATGCATCCCTTTCTGCCGTAATATCGAGGGGTGGCCTGCTTCCACCTGTAAAATCCGGGGCTTATAAGGTCAATGAGGATATGGTCTGGCAGCTGACGCATGCACCTGTGAACGAGCATGCATCGAATATGGGTGCCGTGATTGCCGACCGCATTGCCCGACAATATGGCATTCCTGCATATATCTATGATGCCGTGACCGTTGATGAAATGACTGATCTGGCCAAGGTAACCGGCTTCCCTGGAACGAGAAGAAGGGGCATGGGCCATAATCTCAACATGAGGGCTGCGGCCATACGTTATGCAAAGGAACAGGGAAAGGCCTACAGGGACTGTACTCTGATCGTTGCACATATGGGCGGAGGCATCACATTGAGCCTGCACCATAATGGTACGATAGAAGATTTTGTTTCTGATGAGAACGGTCCATACTCTCCTGAACGTGCCGGTGATATCCCATCTTACCAGCTTGTGGATATCTGCTATAGCGGCAAGTATACGCATGATGAGTTGTTGAAACTATTGCATGGAAAAGGTGGCCTGTTGCTTGATATCGGATTGACTGATGGCCGGGAAATTGAGAAAAAGATAGCGGCCGGCGATGCGAAGGCAAAGTTGTTCTACGATGGCATGGCATTGAACATTGCAAGGTATGTCGGATTACTCAGTATCTATGTCAGCGGAAAGGTTGACGGCATCATACTGACAGGTGGTATTGCCTATTCCCACTATATCGTAGACTTCATTACACAGCATGTACGATTCATAGCTCCTGTGGTGGTCTATCCTGGTGAAAAGGAGATGGAAAGTCTTGCATATGGTGGTCTGAGAGTCCTTAGAGGCGAAGAAAAAGCCTATGAGTTCGTAAAAAGTGTGAATTCACACTGA
- a CDS encoding phosphate butyryltransferase, whose amino-acid sequence MIVRTFDELIARMKLSATCRKMAVAAAGDEHTLQAVCRAKDTGLVEPILVGDAGVIEQILKDLGHVADFSIVDAADSVEASRKAVALVREGKADFLMKGKTDTKVVLKAVVDKEHGLGTGKLMSHVALFEVPGYHKLLAPVDGGMVPYPTLEQKKEIIENTVAVFNKMGYECPKVGVLACVEKVNPKMIETVDAHALKEMNQKGEIQNCIVDGPISYDCAMDKEIADMKGFSSPVAGDVDILLAPNIHTGNIMGKMLSVTCKARMAGFVVGASCPVVLSSRGASAEEKYLSILISSLAV is encoded by the coding sequence ATGATCGTCAGGACATTTGATGAATTGATTGCCCGCATGAAGCTCAGTGCTACATGCAGGAAAATGGCTGTGGCGGCTGCAGGGGATGAACACACCCTGCAAGCCGTCTGCAGGGCCAAGGATACAGGACTTGTGGAACCGATTCTTGTCGGTGATGCAGGTGTAATCGAGCAGATACTAAAGGATCTTGGGCATGTTGCAGACTTCTCGATTGTCGATGCTGCGGATTCCGTTGAAGCCAGCCGGAAGGCTGTTGCATTGGTAAGGGAAGGCAAAGCGGACTTCCTTATGAAAGGCAAGACCGATACGAAGGTCGTGCTGAAGGCCGTAGTGGACAAGGAACATGGACTTGGTACAGGAAAGCTCATGAGCCATGTAGCCTTGTTTGAAGTACCAGGCTATCATAAGCTTCTTGCTCCTGTGGACGGAGGTATGGTACCTTATCCGACTCTGGAACAAAAAAAAGAGATTATTGAAAATACAGTAGCTGTGTTCAACAAGATGGGATATGAATGTCCCAAGGTTGGAGTGCTTGCCTGTGTTGAGAAAGTGAACCCGAAGATGATCGAGACTGTCGATGCACATGCACTCAAGGAAATGAACCAGAAAGGTGAGATACAGAACTGTATCGTCGATGGTCCGATTTCCTATGACTGTGCCATGGATAAGGAAATCGCTGACATGAAGGGTTTCAGCAGTCCTGTGGCTGGTGATGTCGATATCCTGTTGGCGCCGAACATCCATACGGGAAACATCATGGGCAAGATGCTTTCAGTAACCTGCAAGGCAAGGATGGCCGGCTTCGTCGTCGGTGCCAGTTGCCCGGTGGTACTGAGTTCACGCGGAGCTTCAGCAGAAGAAAAGTATCTGTCGATACTTATTTCTTCCCTTGCGGTCTAG
- a CDS encoding indolepyruvate oxidoreductase subunit beta, with protein MENVQNIILCGVGGQGTILASKVLSAALVAGGYDVKMSEIHGMSQRGGSVTTQVRFGKKVYSPIIGKGSADILVSFEIMEAARYLDDLKENGHVVVNNFKIDTATTASGKDVYPDDIIGKLSKVATTYVVDAGKIAGDLGNKKAMNIVLLGALVKLMQLQQLDWDAALKKCVKPKFIDLNLKAFQAGLDSVG; from the coding sequence ATGGAAAACGTACAGAACATCATCCTTTGTGGTGTCGGAGGGCAGGGAACAATCCTTGCTAGCAAGGTGTTGTCTGCTGCATTGGTAGCCGGTGGCTATGATGTCAAGATGAGTGAAATACATGGTATGTCCCAACGTGGCGGAAGTGTTACGACCCAGGTCAGGTTTGGCAAAAAGGTATATTCGCCTATCATCGGAAAAGGTTCTGCAGATATCCTTGTTTCATTTGAAATCATGGAAGCAGCCAGATATCTTGACGATTTGAAGGAAAATGGCCATGTGGTTGTCAACAATTTCAAGATTGATACTGCTACGACTGCCAGTGGAAAGGATGTATATCCCGATGATATCATAGGAAAGCTGTCAAAAGTTGCAACGACCTATGTCGTCGATGCCGGCAAGATTGCCGGAGACCTTGGCAACAAGAAGGCGATGAACATCGTTCTGCTGGGAGCCCTTGTGAAACTGATGCAGCTACAGCAGCTTGATTGGGATGCAGCCTTGAAGAAATGTGTCAAGCCGAAGTTCATTGATTTGAATCTGAAAGCATTCCAGGCTGGATTGGATTCAGTCGGTTAG
- the iorA gene encoding indolepyruvate ferredoxin oxidoreductase subunit alpha, producing the protein MKELMSGNEAIARGIWEAGVQFASGYPGTPSTEILENVSGKYPEVTSEWAPNEKTAVEAAIGASVGGARSIATMKHVGVNVAADPIFTVAYTGVTGGLAIVSADDPSCHSSQNEQDNRYYATAANLAMLEPSNSQEAKDFVRQAMEISETYNVPVMIRMTTRVCHSKSLVETDERKEVPYVPYVKQRRYNPVPAVSYGLHADVMERFKKLEELSNDCPLNTVEWNTGDVGIVTSGVSYQYAKEVFGDAASYLKIGLTNPLPMAKIKDFSSKVKTLYVIEELEPYMENQMKAAGLSCIGKEKVPRLYELNPDILRSALLGVEPKPISHEDFGTVERPPVLCAGCPHRGIYVEMLKLKNIVFSSDIGCYALGRAKDFAFCMGSGFSAAHGMAKMFKKSGSDKRVVGIMGDSTFFHSGMTSMLECVYNNSNVLLVVMDNRITAMTGHQENPGTGYNIMGEEAPLTDIAKVAEALGVKHIKTINPLHLGDCRKALQWGLGFDEPALIITKYPCALKKFSEIDKQEFGSSVKKNYVDTETCIGCRTCVRTGCPALVYDKATKKVSIDLSQCTGCDICMQVCPTHAIRKVEG; encoded by the coding sequence ATGAAAGAATTGATGAGTGGTAACGAAGCCATAGCCCGGGGAATCTGGGAAGCCGGTGTGCAGTTCGCCTCCGGTTACCCTGGGACTCCCAGTACTGAAATTCTGGAAAACGTCTCGGGTAAATACCCTGAAGTGACCAGTGAGTGGGCTCCCAATGAGAAAACCGCAGTTGAAGCCGCAATCGGTGCAAGCGTCGGTGGTGCCAGGTCTATCGCAACCATGAAACATGTCGGAGTAAATGTTGCTGCCGATCCTATTTTTACAGTGGCATATACAGGAGTAACAGGAGGGCTTGCCATCGTATCCGCAGACGATCCCTCCTGCCATTCCTCACAGAATGAACAGGATAACCGCTATTATGCAACGGCAGCAAACCTTGCTATGCTTGAGCCATCGAACTCACAGGAAGCAAAGGATTTTGTACGGCAGGCAATGGAGATCAGCGAAACATACAATGTACCGGTAATGATCAGAATGACTACCAGGGTCTGCCATAGCAAAAGCTTGGTAGAGACAGATGAAAGGAAGGAAGTTCCTTACGTCCCATATGTCAAGCAGAGAAGGTACAATCCCGTACCGGCGGTTTCCTATGGATTGCATGCTGATGTCATGGAACGTTTCAAGAAACTTGAAGAGCTGTCCAATGACTGCCCGCTGAATACCGTCGAATGGAATACCGGAGATGTCGGCATCGTTACATCGGGAGTGTCATACCAGTATGCAAAGGAAGTCTTCGGTGACGCTGCTTCTTATTTGAAGATCGGCTTGACGAATCCTCTTCCGATGGCAAAAATCAAGGATTTTTCCTCAAAAGTCAAGACTCTCTATGTCATTGAAGAACTTGAACCTTATATGGAAAATCAGATGAAAGCTGCAGGCCTCAGCTGTATCGGCAAGGAAAAGGTGCCTAGGCTCTATGAACTTAACCCAGATATTCTCCGAAGTGCTTTGCTGGGGGTTGAACCCAAGCCCATTTCCCATGAAGATTTCGGAACGGTTGAGCGGCCACCTGTACTTTGTGCAGGATGCCCCCATCGGGGAATTTATGTTGAGATGCTCAAACTGAAGAATATAGTATTTTCCAGCGATATCGGTTGCTATGCTCTTGGAAGGGCCAAAGATTTTGCATTCTGTATGGGGTCTGGCTTTTCTGCAGCACACGGCATGGCAAAGATGTTTAAGAAAAGTGGAAGTGACAAACGTGTGGTCGGCATAATGGGTGATTCAACTTTCTTCCATTCAGGCATGACCAGTATGCTGGAATGCGTCTATAACAACAGCAATGTGCTTCTGGTGGTAATGGACAACCGTATTACTGCTATGACAGGACATCAGGAAAACCCAGGTACAGGTTATAATATCATGGGTGAAGAGGCTCCTCTGACTGATATAGCAAAAGTGGCAGAAGCTCTTGGTGTGAAGCATATCAAGACTATCAATCCCTTGCATCTTGGTGACTGCCGCAAGGCCCTGCAGTGGGGCTTGGGCTTTGATGAACCGGCTTTGATCATCACAAAGTACCCTTGTGCCTTGAAGAAATTCAGCGAGATTGACAAGCAGGAATTCGGCAGTTCGGTGAAAAAAAACTATGTTGATACAGAAACATGCATCGGATGCAGAACCTGCGTGAGGACCGGATGTCCGGCATTGGTCTATGACAAGGCAACCAAGAAAGTAAGTATTGACTTAAGCCAATGTACTGGTTGTGATATTTGTATGCAGGTCTGTCCGACGCATGCAATAAGGAAAGTGGAGGGCTGA